One window from the genome of Saprospiraceae bacterium encodes:
- a CDS encoding cation transporting ATPase C-terminal domain-containing protein, with protein MVLTVYYLSLHEGHNEGEVRAIAFSALIVGNIFLILTSLSKTRNIISVLSEKNISVLVIIGIALTLLFLTISVPALQNIFSFHFPGFNHFITSLTGAFIILVLFESYKFYKTKNAW; from the coding sequence ATGGTATTAACCGTTTACTATTTATCATTACATGAAGGTCACAACGAAGGAGAAGTAAGAGCAATCGCATTTTCAGCTCTTATTGTTGGAAATATTTTTCTCATTCTGACTTCATTGTCAAAAACCAGAAATATTATTTCTGTATTGTCAGAAAAAAATATTTCTGTATTAGTAATTATTGGGATTGCGTTAACTTTACTATTTCTCACGATATCGGTACCAGCGCTTCAAAATATTTTTAGCTTTCATTTTCCAGGTTTTAATCATTTTATTACTTCTCTAACAGGCGCTTTTATCATATTGGTACTTTTTGAATCGTATAAATTTTACAAGACGAAAAATGCTTGGTAA